The following are encoded in a window of Heliangelus exortis chromosome 9, bHelExo1.hap1, whole genome shotgun sequence genomic DNA:
- the LOC139799975 gene encoding serine/arginine repetitive matrix protein 3-like, whose product MRECCLTRLHRNTKLHSSTRKKDKVCKQASLQTRSALGAAGAGAGRAMRRRRAARYRTKRRRLGCSPPPSRAGAAGATKPGEQCEGGKEAAGVDGDGHHLDCSGRRARPPEAAGEWKVSPKARPSESLFIKQNKTKQSSPTSQTPHFPCSSDCGLQRRRHRRSPVTAARPLPRGRARTDTCAPGARAAEPPPPRHRVATEPGSGPRPEPRPLPLPRAGEAERGEGKDPQGTPRSARL is encoded by the coding sequence cAGTACACGGAAGAAAGACAAGGTCTGCAAGCAGGCGTCTCTGCAGACGAGGTCGGCGCTGGGGGCAGCCGGCGCAGGGGCCGGGAGGGCCATGAGGAGAAGACGGGCTGCTCGGTACAGGACCAAGCGCAGAAGACTGGGATGCTCCCCGCCCCCGAGCCGGGCCGGAGCAGCGGGAGCGACAAAGCCGGGCGAGCAGTGCGAGGGAGgcaaggaggctgctggggtggATGGTGACGGGCACCATCTTGATTGCAGCGGGCGGCGAGCCAGGCCGCCTGAGGCGGCTGGGGAATGGAAGGTGTCCCCTAAGGCCCGGCCTTCTGAGTCGTTAttcattaaacaaaacaaaacaaaacaaagcagcccAACCAGCCAAACACCACattttccctgcagctctgacTGCGGCCTCCagcgccgccgccaccgccgctcCCCCGTTACCGCAGCGCGGCCGCTCCCGCGGGGACGCGCCCGCACCGACACCTGCGCCCCCGGGGCGCGCGCAGCAGAGCCCCCTCCGCCCCGGCACCGGGTGGCAACGGAACCGGGATCGGGACCGAGACCGGAACCGAGACCGCTCCCACTCCCGCGGGCGGGGGAGGCggagaggggggaagggaaagacCCGCAGGGAACGCCCCGCTCTGCCCGGTTGtga